One segment of Deltaproteobacteria bacterium DNA contains the following:
- a CDS encoding sulfate adenylyltransferase codes for MSLVPVHGGLNEPVDRILPLSQRKALLAEAEGMSSFEVNDADLSAVYRFSDGTLSPLEGPMNEDEFNQVLDTRTITRGGKNYVWGIPMSLPVTDAEAAKLEVGKKAVIKNSAGEVVGVLEVESLFDWDKNRYLEKVYGTDRHDHPGGDIVMNDPRTKLVGGKIQTLPQPKNPDFGQYVLSPRQTRAMIADRKWEAALAFQTRNPLHRAHEYALVYGVETLTREGLHAGVVLNPLVGQLKGDDVDAATRMETYEALLKGRLLGQGDSDTALWAETGYDLNDVFALVGLDIKMFYGGPAEALMHAIYRQNHGFSHIVIGRKHADAPFHDNSPIWGDFDAQEVFDDLPGELHTKPVKVGFAAFYESLGRVDLMANHAEEKPFFISGTKVRELLVSGERPSEKIMRPQTADVLIEAYKAQGA; via the coding sequence CCCTCGTCCCCGTCCACGGCGGCCTCAACGAGCCCGTCGATCGCATCCTCCCCCTCTCCCAGCGCAAGGCCCTCCTCGCCGAGGCAGAGGGGATGTCCTCCTTCGAGGTGAACGACGCCGACCTCTCGGCCGTCTACCGCTTCTCCGACGGCACCCTCTCCCCCCTCGAGGGGCCGATGAACGAGGACGAGTTCAACCAGGTCCTCGACACCCGCACGATCACCCGCGGCGGAAAGAACTACGTCTGGGGCATCCCCATGTCCCTGCCGGTCACCGACGCCGAGGCGGCGAAGCTCGAGGTCGGCAAGAAGGCCGTCATCAAGAACAGCGCCGGTGAGGTCGTCGGCGTCCTCGAGGTCGAGAGCCTCTTCGACTGGGACAAGAACCGCTACCTCGAGAAGGTCTACGGGACCGACCGCCACGATCACCCCGGCGGCGACATCGTGATGAACGACCCCCGGACCAAGCTGGTGGGCGGCAAGATCCAGACCCTGCCCCAGCCCAAGAACCCCGACTTCGGTCAGTACGTCCTCTCGCCCCGGCAGACCCGGGCGATGATCGCCGACCGCAAGTGGGAGGCCGCCCTGGCCTTCCAGACCCGCAACCCGCTGCACCGGGCTCACGAGTACGCCCTGGTCTACGGGGTCGAGACCCTCACCCGCGAGGGGCTCCACGCCGGTGTGGTCCTCAACCCGCTCGTCGGTCAGCTCAAGGGCGACGACGTGGACGCCGCCACCCGGATGGAGACCTACGAGGCTCTCCTCAAGGGCCGCCTCCTCGGCCAGGGCGACTCGGACACCGCCCTCTGGGCCGAGACCGGCTACGATCTGAACGACGTCTTCGCCCTCGTGGGCCTCGACATCAAGATGTTCTACGGCGGCCCTGCCGAGGCGCTGATGCACGCCATCTACCGGCAGAACCATGGCTTCAGCCACATCGTCATCGGCCGGAAGCACGCCGACGCGCCCTTCCACGACAACTCCCCCATCTGGGGCGACTTCGACGCCCAGGAGGTCTTCGACGACCTGCCCGGCGAGCTGCACACCAAGCCGGTGAAGGTCGGCTTCGCGGCCTTCTACGAGAGCCTCGGCCGGGTCGACCTGATGGCGAACCACGCCGAGGAGAAGCCCTTCTTCATCTCGGGCACCAAGGTGCGGGAGCTGCTCGTCTCCGGCGAGCGCCCCTCCGAGAAGATCATGCGGCCCCAGACCGCCGACGTGCTCATCGAGGCCTACAAGGCCCAGGGCGCGTAG